Below is a genomic region from Ciona intestinalis chromosome 14, KH, whole genome shotgun sequence.
GTCAATCTagaaaacataacatttttcaGATTTATATTTAGCTGGTATATCTCAACTGTTCCTGTGCTTCTGTCAAAAATATGAGTTCATTTTAGTAAAATTGAAATGAGTAGGAATGTAACGAAAGGAAAACACCGATCCAAGCGAACTGAAATATTGAAAGCACTCGATCAAATTCCAGTGGATATAGTGCAGCTCCGCAAACTAGCCATTGCTCCAGAAGGTTTACTCACCAGTGAGCTTCGTGCCCAAGTATGGCCCTACTTACTTAACACTGTAAATCAGGAGATAAAAGCTCCGGAAAACATCCGACAACACCCAGAGTTTCAACAAGTCGTCTTAGATGTAAATCGTTCCATGAAAAGATTTCCGGCCGGTATTTCTGACGAGGAGGTATCTGAATTACAAGACCAACTTACAGATTTAATTCTCAGTGTTTTAACTCTGCACCCTGAGCTAAACTATTACCAAGGCTACCATGATATTTGTGTTACCTTCCTCCTAGCATGTGGGCCACAGTTATCATTCCAACTTGTAGAACGATTATCCACACATCACCTAAGAGATTTTATGGATCCTACCATGAGCAGTACAACTCATATTCTTAATTATTTAATCCCAATACTTGATAAGTCTGATTCAGAGCTGGTAAAATACATCACTAAATCAGAAGTAGGTACAACTTTTGCAATCAGTTGGCTTATTACCTGGTATAGTTACGTTCTTCATACCCAGGATGAAATCGAGCGTTTGTATGATTTTTTTCTATCTTGTCACCCACTTATGCCAATTTACTTTGCTGCTCAAATTGTTTTGCAAAGTTCTGAAGACATTATGGCAGGGGAATGTGAAATGTCAAGGGTTTATCAAATCCTTACACAATCTGCCCGAAAACCAAATCCACCACTTGAAGAGTTAATCAGAAAGTCTTCAGATGCATTTATCTTATTTCCACCTTCACACTTGGCAAGAGAAGCTGCTGAATTCTACAAAAACAACCTAGCAATTTCAACCTTTTGCGACTATGCTTTAGTAGCTCGGCACGAAACACCTGATACAGTGCTACGTAGGCTTGGTATTTATCCAGAGGACAAACTGCCCAAGGAAAAGGAAGTTGTTTCAAGTTCTCCGAAAAAGAACTACTGGAATACTGCACGTACAGCTGTTATCGCAGTTAGTGGCGCAGTTggtgctgttgttgttgctgcctcGGGATTAGATTGGGCGCCAGATTTATTCAACTTTCTTTAGTGCATTGCATCatcttatttatttgtttgtttagttgGTGAATTAAGTGCTCATTGTGCAATAGAACTTCTAATCTTCATTATTTGGCTGTTGAGTTTTTGAAAAGGTTGCCAattctgttatatagtagggtgggggaaggcaGGTCACATTTAGCAGTATTAACATACtgctaaaaaaaaatgtgttttaaattaaacaataacaacgctctatacaagtcgtaaggataaggttttgtaattctttgaatgttctttgtttaccaaaaaatgaaacgagaaaattcctaccctactatattcttATTTACATTGTGTTACTCTTAAAGATcttataaatacaaagaaaatttccatagaaattttatttattattttaaaaaaaggtgaCATATTTATCGTTACCCCCTATTggttcaaaataatttatgttaccatgtatataattaaaattcaatCTGTTTTCTTAAATTTGCATAGGCTACATACCGATCAAATGATCAACGGTGCTTGTTTTCTCTCCCTTCTACCTTTTGCAATATCcaatatttatagttttgtttctttctttgCAAATGTTGCTTTTCTTGCAGGAAAAGTTAGAATTTCCAACCGAAAAATAATGCCTGAACATGCTACTAGTACTGGGAGAAAAACGAGACGTATGCCTGTCCAGACGCAAGCTAGTATTAATTTAATTGACcttctttataaaataacattgctgcgttgttttataaagtggATTTTGAGACTTGTGACGGGAACTTGTGAATTGCAGCGAATCACACAGAAATATAAATCTGGTGTTTGTACTGTGAAAATTGGTgagtaaaataatattgcaGCGGCAGCATTGCATTGTATTTGTCTGTTGCCTAACTTTTGTATCAAACTAAAAATAGCATGATATTCTTTTCatacatgttttaattctGACAGTAACTGGCTAACTGCTGGTTTTGACAagttatttaacattaaaatttgaaaaaaatgatatttttatatccaatatgctttaaaatgtttacaaagtCCGTACACCAGTGGTACTAAAATGTTCTTGCaccattttattaaacacctAACGGCTGTGgcccaaatatttaaataaccaaaatatgcTGCAACAGTTTTTGTTACCCGTCTGTAGTAATCTGCCTATTATACAAACAAGGCCATGGGCAGTCCTGTTCATGCCCCTCCCCGTACAAAAAGTCCTGTACTTCGTTTAGAAAACTTCTGCGTTTGCCATTTGGAGATCTactttatagtagggtgggggaatgaCCTGTAGCATGTAATAACAAAGttccaaatatcgtgattgtgttttaaaaaaaaatagtctgtgggagtcgtgataatacatttttattctttgaatgctctttgtttactaccaaaacggacaagaaaatagaataacaaGATCTTCCTTggtcctactatatttgtatttattttgcttcTACTTGCAGAGGAAAGTTTGCAAAGATCAAAATTCTCTGAAATTCGTCAAATGATTGAAGTTGAACCTGAAGATATAGATGCAGCAATACAACAGATTATCAGCCTCAAGAATATTTCCTTTGATGCAAATTCCAGGTAGACCATTTATTTAGATTAACAAATACTAATCAGTAGTTTTGGTTTGGaccattaattttaaaataataaataatcatAAACAGTTGTTAAGTGTAtgatatgttgtatatatatatatatattacatttaaatttgtatccTGTTTTTGAATGTGCTCCAGTACTTTTTAGAACCATTCGGAATCCTCTAATCTAGTTAAGCCTATCTATTGAGATATAAAATTTTTGTCTTAATAAATGGCACCTTCTATATAATGTAAGGTATATAAGTGGATTGAGGCAGGCTGAGGGAACAGGGATTTAGGCTGAAGCCCCATTATCTATTAATGAGcaccttatttttttaatatgaacaAAAGTGACTTCATCATATGAACAAAAACCATGGAAAACTTTCCAAACTGTAGGGAAACAAACTGTAGGGGTTGCCAAAGTATAGTCTACCAATTTTACATAAAGAAAGTACTGTAGTATATtactacataatatatataccattatACCACTAACTATCAACCATACACGTTCACAGAAAATTTCATGAAAAAAAGGGTTGCAGGCAAAAAAATTGGGAGGCCAGCTGTAATAAACCACTGGTTGCATTAAGGTGGCTGTGCAGCACACGAATtacggatactgtgtacagctaCCTTTACAATTTGATAAACtatgaatttttaattaaacccaAATCTTATTTCTTAGGTTTATTTCCTGTATGAAAGTTTGCTTGGAGCAAATACATGGATATGATAGTTTGTTTTGCACAATCGAAGAACTGAGGGTTGAAACTTATAATTCCTGTAATGGGAATCATGAAGCCTTGTTATTAAAGGTGAATTATGGTTTAGTAAATGACTAAATAGGAGGCAGTAGCGCAGCAAGGAGGGTTGGGGTTGAGacactgttaaaaaatgttttagtaaattgaaccccccccccccccccctatcttttttatattgaaaaattgaaaaccaCCCTATCCTATGGTTGAATGGCAAGCAGTGTAACCATAACAACAGTACCAGtagtattaaaacttaaaagtttACACATGCAACtttaccaaaaatttaaaaaatggataTAACGGTGTataatttaagtatttttatgcGGAGTGgagttatattatgaaaaatgttgttttgaaatttcttATCACATCCTGTGATTAAATcgtataatttacaaaatatggtACGTCAACAAACAATAGGAGGGATAATTGATGATGTGTACTGATAACTGAAtacttattattaaattttgattgCTAACAGTAATTTATATTCGGGTATTTCTAAACTTTAAAGGCTTGTTACAAGGTCTAATAGcttggttaaaatattttattaatgctAATATTTTAGTTATGGAATCTTTTACAACCTGAAAATGCTTTGAAAGAAAGAGTGTCTCGCCAGTGGGGGGAGATTGGGtttcaggtaaaaaaaaatgatgtatTTTCTACACTTATAAGTAGACACAAAGTGTGTAAAATGGACAAGCCAGAAGCCATGTCATATAACCACTGTCGATACCCAgcacgcggggataaataagtgtcatattttaaacattgaaaTTTTGTAACATTTGTTGGTACCAGTTAGCAAATTCATCAGgtaagtttaagttttatttcaatttgaaTTGAATTGATTTGTATTTAGGGTACGGATCCCAAGACTGATTTTCGTGGTATGGGAATTTTAGGGTTGAAAAACTTGGTGTATTTTGCTGAAGTTCATAATGAACTTGCTCGAAAAACTTTGTTACATTCACACCACCCTCAGTATGGGTAAGTAgaagaatttaaaatgaaataaattcacgaatctgaccctgatttGGTGCTCATACAGTTGAACAGTTCTGTGTAAAGTtgtacagtaaggatctggtgttacaaaaatgtaacagacaaaattcaagtctgtaaaataactttatattttaccagGCAACAAGCAgcattttttcaataataactgaaacagaacaataacttaataaatattttttaataaaatgcaaaacataaatCACATTTCAAAATCTAAATTCAGGAgctgttttaactaaataatgaaaatcCAATATAGCTTCGATCTTGTGAACTGTTATCCAAACTTGGATTAATTTTTCGGCCAAACATTTTTCATGTCTGCATAGTTCCTAATTGCTTAGAAATACATAATCTGTGACACTATTATATCACATTCAATTTTCCATAGGTATTCATACGCCATCGTAGGAATAAACTTGACAAGTATGGCTTATGAATTCATGTCGTCTGGCTTACTTCGAACCCACTTTTTTAACACTGTACATGGCAGACCAAACGTAAACCATTTCAACGAGGTTTTCAGTGAGTAATCATTTGTAGTTAAATTGCCAGTTTGTTACTATAGGCGTATTActgtacaaatatttattttatccacACTTAcacttttgttattttattgattttttttctctaaCATATTGTTTCTAATGTTTACTAAACTTGCAAAAGAAAGTGCCACAAATTATGAATGGTTAAGAACCAAACCTTTATAAATTTCCCCACTAATTTGCCCAGTACTGACTAAAACAAGATTAAGAATATACTCTTTAAAGGGtattacaattttgtaaataaaatatcctAAACAAtagttataactttttaaaaagagggaataaaataacattcagtAATAAAAGTTTGCCATTTAAGTTGAATTTCTTCATGCATAATGTCAAGTTTTGTCTATTTTTGccgttaaaaaaaaagttttatttcatacctGCTCATTATGCttataaattatgtataaCTGCTATTTAAAGGAGAATGCAGTAACAA
It encodes:
- the LOC113474064 gene encoding TBC1 domain family member 20-like; this encodes MSRNVTKGKHRSKRTEILKALDQIPVDIVQLRKLAIAPEGLLTSELRAQVWPYLLNTVNQEIKAPENIRQHPEFQQVVLDVNRSMKRFPAGISDEEVSELQDQLTDLILSVLTLHPELNYYQGYHDICVTFLLACGPQLSFQLVERLSTHHLRDFMDPTMSSTTHILNYLIPILDKSDSELVKYITKSEVGTTFAISWLITWYSYVLHTQDEIERLYDFFLSCHPLMPIYFAAQIVLQSSEDIMAGECEMSRVYQILTQSARKPNPPLEELIRKSSDAFILFPPSHLAREAAEFYKNNLAISTFCDYALVARHETPDTVLRRLGIYPEDKLPKEKEVVSSSPKKNYWNTARTAVIAVSGAVGAVVVAASGLDWAPDLFNFL
- the LOC100186932 gene encoding ELMO domain-containing protein 2, translated to MPEHATSTGRKTRRMPVQTQASINLIDLLYKITLLRCFIKWILRLVTGTCELQRITQKYKSGVCTVKIEESLQRSKFSEIRQMIEVEPEDIDAAIQQIISLKNISFDANSRFISCMKVCLEQIHGYDSLFCTIEELRVETYNSCNGNHEALLLKLWNLLQPENALKERVSRQWGEIGFQGTDPKTDFRGMGILGLKNLVYFAEVHNELARKTLLHSHHPQYGYSYAIVGINLTSMAYEFMSSGLLRTHFFNTVHGRPNVNHFNEVFSYLMFEFDKFWMKSEPENVMEFSRIRDEFNQTVEAVLKYVPSAKLSLDNSS